One window from the genome of Acidobacteriota bacterium encodes:
- a CDS encoding DUF839 domain-containing protein encodes MSTQPHGVNRRTFLSLTGVALGAAPFHALAGRAAAATRGQSSVGGGTPAEVGYGPLQPVRDETTGLPLLHLPAGFRYLTFGWTGDPLADGRATPPAHDGMAAFAATGSRIRLIRNHEIRSGGAFADDPLYDAIGGGGTTTIEFDTAAGSVHEAWTSLAGTAVNCAGGPTPWGSWLTCEETVLGPGAEPSFLESLRQRLATPDYEKPHGYVFEVPADGSASAEPYRAMGRFVHEAVSIDPATGIVYETEDQGASGFYRFLPEEAGVLSAGGRLEMLCIADTPRADLRTGQSAELWRPVSWAPIDDPDPAEVDQGSVFGQGVAGGGAAFARLEGTWYGDGRIYIVSTTGGEAAAGQVWEYDPRGERVRLIFESPGKDVLDMPDNLCVSPRGGLVLCEDGGVDNFVRGLTVDGSIFSFARNNVFLDGEKNGISGDFRTREFAGATYSPDGRWLFFNAQTPGITFAVTGPWADGPL; translated from the coding sequence ATGTCTACACAGCCTCACGGCGTGAATCGCCGGACTTTCCTGTCCCTGACCGGCGTCGCTCTCGGCGCCGCACCTTTTCACGCGCTCGCCGGCCGCGCCGCGGCGGCCACTCGTGGACAGTCGTCCGTCGGGGGCGGGACTCCGGCCGAGGTCGGCTACGGCCCGCTCCAGCCGGTCCGGGACGAGACGACGGGCCTTCCGTTGCTGCACCTCCCGGCGGGCTTCCGCTACCTGACATTCGGCTGGACCGGCGACCCGCTGGCCGACGGACGGGCGACGCCGCCGGCACACGACGGCATGGCGGCCTTCGCGGCAACGGGCAGCCGCATCCGCCTCATCCGCAACCACGAGATCCGTTCGGGCGGGGCGTTCGCGGACGACCCGCTCTACGACGCGATCGGCGGGGGCGGCACCACCACCATCGAGTTCGATACGGCGGCCGGGTCGGTCCACGAGGCATGGACGAGCCTGGCCGGAACGGCCGTCAACTGCGCGGGCGGCCCGACGCCGTGGGGCTCGTGGCTCACCTGCGAGGAGACCGTCCTCGGGCCGGGCGCCGAGCCCTCGTTTCTGGAGTCGTTGCGCCAGCGGCTCGCGACCCCGGACTACGAGAAGCCGCACGGGTACGTGTTCGAAGTCCCGGCCGACGGATCCGCGTCGGCGGAGCCGTACCGGGCGATGGGCCGGTTCGTCCACGAGGCGGTAAGCATCGATCCGGCAACCGGCATCGTGTACGAGACCGAGGACCAGGGAGCCTCGGGGTTCTATCGGTTCCTGCCCGAAGAGGCCGGCGTGCTCTCCGCCGGCGGGCGCCTCGAGATGCTCTGCATCGCGGACACGCCGCGAGCCGATCTTCGCACCGGCCAGTCGGCAGAACTGTGGCGGCCGGTGTCCTGGGCCCCAATCGACGATCCGGACCCGGCCGAGGTCGACCAGGGCAGCGTGTTCGGTCAGGGCGTCGCCGGAGGCGGGGCGGCCTTCGCGCGGCTCGAAGGAACCTGGTACGGCGACGGCCGGATCTACATCGTGTCGACCACTGGCGGCGAGGCCGCGGCGGGGCAGGTCTGGGAGTACGACCCGCGCGGCGAACGCGTGCGGCTGATCTTCGAGTCGCCCGGGAAGGACGTGCTGGACATGCCCGACAACCTCTGCGTGAGCCCGCGCGGGGGCCTCGTGCTGTGCGAGGACGGCGGCGTGGACAACTTCGTCCGGGGACTCACCGTCGACGGCTCGATCTTCTCCTTCGCCCGCAACAACGTCTTCCTCGACGGCGAGA